The following are encoded together in the Phaseolus vulgaris cultivar G19833 chromosome 9, P. vulgaris v2.0, whole genome shotgun sequence genome:
- the LOC137820703 gene encoding serine/arginine-rich splicing factor SR34A isoform X1, with the protein MSGRFSRTIYVGNLPSDIRESEIEDLFYKYGRVMDIELKIPPRPPCYCFVEFDNARDAEDAIRGRDGYNFDGCRLRVELAHGGRGPSSSDRRGYGGSGGGGGGGGASGGRFGISRHSEFRVIVRGLPSSASWQDLKDHMRKAGDVCFAEVSRDSEGTFGIVDYTNYDDMKYAIRKLDDTEFRNPWARAYIRVRKYESSRSRSRSRSPSRSRSPKRVRSRSLERSVSRSRSRSRSASPIKSSRPRSRSRSGSPRQVLSGSG; encoded by the exons ATGAGTGGTCGCTTCTCTCGCACAATTTACGTAGGCAACCTGCCTTCTGACATAAGAGAGTCAGAAATTGAAGATCTATTCTACAAG TATGGCCGAGTAATGGATATTGAATTGAAGATTCCTCCCCGCCCTCCATGTTATTGTTTTGTTGag TTTGATAATGCTCGAGATGCTGAAGATGCGATTCGAGGTAGAGATGGATACAACTTTGACGGTTGTCGGTTAAGG GTGGAGCTTGCCCATGGAGGTAGAGGACCATCATCAAGTGATCGACGTGGATATGGTGGAAGTGGTGGGGGTGGGGGTGGGGGTGGGGCTAGTGGGGGTCGTTTTGGCATCTCACGCCATTCTGAATTTCGAG TTATTGTTCGTGGACTCCCATCTTCTGCATCCTGGCAAGATTTGAAG GATCATATGCGAAAAGCTGGTGATGTTTGTTTTGCTGAGGTTTCCCGTGATAGTGAAG GGACTTTTGGCATTGTTGATTACACTAATTATGACGACATGAAGTATGCT ATTCGGAAACTGGATGACACTGAGTTTAGAAATCCTTGGGCAAGAGCCTATATTCGG GTGAGAAAGTATGAGAGTAGTCGTTCTAGGAGCCGCAGCCGAAGCCCCAGCAGGAGTAGAAGTCCAAAAAGGGTCAGAAG TAGATCTTTGGAGCGTTCTGTGTCTAGGTCACGATCTAGATCTCGATCAGCATCACCAATCAAATCTTCAAG GCCAAGATCACGCTCACGGTCTGGATCTCCTCGCCAG GTGCTGTCAGGTAGTGGATGA
- the LOC137820703 gene encoding serine/arginine-rich splicing factor SR34A isoform X2 produces MSGRFSRTIYVGNLPSDIRESEIEDLFYKYGRVMDIELKIPPRPPCYCFVEFDNARDAEDAIRGRDGYNFDGCRLRVELAHGGRGPSSSDRRGYGGSGGGGGGGGASGGRFGISRHSEFRVIVRGLPSSASWQDLKDHMRKAGDVCFAEVSRDSEGTFGIVDYTNYDDMKYAIRKLDDTEFRNPWARAYIRVRKYESSRSRSRSRSPSRSRSPKRVRRSLERSVSRSRSRSRSASPIKSSRPRSRSRSGSPRQVLSGSG; encoded by the exons ATGAGTGGTCGCTTCTCTCGCACAATTTACGTAGGCAACCTGCCTTCTGACATAAGAGAGTCAGAAATTGAAGATCTATTCTACAAG TATGGCCGAGTAATGGATATTGAATTGAAGATTCCTCCCCGCCCTCCATGTTATTGTTTTGTTGag TTTGATAATGCTCGAGATGCTGAAGATGCGATTCGAGGTAGAGATGGATACAACTTTGACGGTTGTCGGTTAAGG GTGGAGCTTGCCCATGGAGGTAGAGGACCATCATCAAGTGATCGACGTGGATATGGTGGAAGTGGTGGGGGTGGGGGTGGGGGTGGGGCTAGTGGGGGTCGTTTTGGCATCTCACGCCATTCTGAATTTCGAG TTATTGTTCGTGGACTCCCATCTTCTGCATCCTGGCAAGATTTGAAG GATCATATGCGAAAAGCTGGTGATGTTTGTTTTGCTGAGGTTTCCCGTGATAGTGAAG GGACTTTTGGCATTGTTGATTACACTAATTATGACGACATGAAGTATGCT ATTCGGAAACTGGATGACACTGAGTTTAGAAATCCTTGGGCAAGAGCCTATATTCGG GTGAGAAAGTATGAGAGTAGTCGTTCTAGGAGCCGCAGCCGAAGCCCCAGCAGGAGTAGAAGTCCAAAAAGGGTCAGAAG ATCTTTGGAGCGTTCTGTGTCTAGGTCACGATCTAGATCTCGATCAGCATCACCAATCAAATCTTCAAG GCCAAGATCACGCTCACGGTCTGGATCTCCTCGCCAG GTGCTGTCAGGTAGTGGATGA
- the LOC137820704 gene encoding polyadenylate-binding protein-interacting protein 12-like isoform X2, translating into MAVAENVGAKIGSSSQSLDSGVVSADSSEVEKSKTRSDQNLNNGVFTHQQHPERVPSSMTVPNGNYSYNTQMHANGVNNDGYGMNGVMSGENGGESFKRDMRDLEELLSKLNPMAEEFVPPSLTNTHGFLAGPNAGFGYTNNFMLPNNFGSTNGQTNNRRYVLQRKNGYTPGKRRVNHKMDMEKREEMIRRTVYVSDIDQLVTEEQLAALFLNCGQVVDCRVCGDPNSILRFAFIEFTDEEGARAALSLSGTMLGYYPLRVLPSKTAIAPVNPTFLPRSEDEREMCSRTIYCTNIDKKLTQADVKHFFESICGEVQRLRLLGDYHHSTRIAFVEFALAESAIAALSCSGVILGSLPIRVSPSKTPVRPRAPRSSIH; encoded by the exons ATGGCGGTTGCTGAGAATGTTGGGGCGAAAATCGGTTCTTCGAGTCAGAGTTTGGACAGCGGTGTAGTGTCTGCGGATTCGAGTGAGGTCGAGAAATCGAAGACCAGAAGCGATCAGAATCTGAACAACGGTGTGTTCACCCATCAACAGCATCCAGAGAGAGTTCCGAGTTCTATGACAGTTCCTAACGGAAATTACAGCTACAATACTCAGATGCACGCAAATGGGGTGAACAACGATGGGTATGGAATGAATGGGGTCATGAGTGGGGAGAATGGGGGTGAGAGTTTCAAGCGTGATATGAGGGATTTGGAAGAGCTTTTGTCAAAGCTGAACCCCATGGCTGAGGAGTTTGTGCCCCCATCACTAACCAATACTCATGGCTTTTTAGCTGGACCTAATGCTGGGTTTGGTTACACTAACAATTTTATGCTGCCTAATAACTTTGGCAGTACTAATGGACAAACTAACAATAGAAGG TATGTGTTACAGAGGAAGAATGGCTATACTCCTGGGAAGCGAAGAGTGAATCATAAAATGGATATGGAGAAAAGAGAAGAGATGATTCGGAGGACCGTTTATGTGTCTGACATTGATCAACTG GTTACTGAAGAGCAGCTGGCTGCTCTCTTTCTCAACTGTGGCCAG GTTGTTGATTGCCGTGTATGTGGAGATCCTAATTCTATTCTTCGTTTTGCCTTCATTGAGTTTACTGATGAAG AGGGAGCAAGGGCTGCCTTGAGCTTGTCTGGTACCATGCTTGGATATTACCCGCTGAGAGTGCTGCCTTCAAAAACTGCCATCGCACCTGTGAATCCAACATTTTTGCCTAGG TCTGAAGATGAAAGGGAAAtgtgctcaagaacaatttattGCACAAATATTGACAAGAAG CTTACTCAAGCAGATGTCAAACACTTCTTTGAATCTATTTGTGGAGAG GTTCAACGCTTGAGGCTTCTTGGGGATTACCATCATTCAACTCGAATTGCATTTGTTGAGTTTGCACTG GCTGAGAGTGCAATTGCTGCTCTGAGCTGTAGTGGTGTGATTTTGGGTTCACTGCCTATAAG GGTAAGTCCATCAAAGACACCTGTCCGCCCTCGTGCTCCTCGATCCTCCATTCACTGA
- the LOC137820704 gene encoding polyadenylate-binding protein-interacting protein 12-like isoform X4 encodes MAVAENVGAKIGSSSQSLDSGVVSADSSEVEKSKTRSDQNLNNGVFTHQQHPERVPSSMTVPNGNYSYNTQMHANGVNNDGYGMNGVMSGENGGESFKRDMRDLEELLSKLNPMAEEFVPPSLTNTHGFLAGPNAGFGYTNNFMLPNNFGSTNGQTNNRRRKNGYTPGKRRVNHKMDMEKREEMIRRTVYVSDIDQLVTEEQLAALFLNCGQVVDCRVCGDPNSILRFAFIEFTDEEGARAALSLSGTMLGYYPLRVLPSKTAIAPVNPTFLPRSEDEREMCSRTIYCTNIDKKLTQADVKHFFESICGEVQRLRLLGDYHHSTRIAFVEFALAESAIAALSCSGVILGSLPIRVSPSKTPVRPRAPRSSIH; translated from the exons ATGGCGGTTGCTGAGAATGTTGGGGCGAAAATCGGTTCTTCGAGTCAGAGTTTGGACAGCGGTGTAGTGTCTGCGGATTCGAGTGAGGTCGAGAAATCGAAGACCAGAAGCGATCAGAATCTGAACAACGGTGTGTTCACCCATCAACAGCATCCAGAGAGAGTTCCGAGTTCTATGACAGTTCCTAACGGAAATTACAGCTACAATACTCAGATGCACGCAAATGGGGTGAACAACGATGGGTATGGAATGAATGGGGTCATGAGTGGGGAGAATGGGGGTGAGAGTTTCAAGCGTGATATGAGGGATTTGGAAGAGCTTTTGTCAAAGCTGAACCCCATGGCTGAGGAGTTTGTGCCCCCATCACTAACCAATACTCATGGCTTTTTAGCTGGACCTAATGCTGGGTTTGGTTACACTAACAATTTTATGCTGCCTAATAACTTTGGCAGTACTAATGGACAAACTAACAATAGAAGG AGGAAGAATGGCTATACTCCTGGGAAGCGAAGAGTGAATCATAAAATGGATATGGAGAAAAGAGAAGAGATGATTCGGAGGACCGTTTATGTGTCTGACATTGATCAACTG GTTACTGAAGAGCAGCTGGCTGCTCTCTTTCTCAACTGTGGCCAG GTTGTTGATTGCCGTGTATGTGGAGATCCTAATTCTATTCTTCGTTTTGCCTTCATTGAGTTTACTGATGAAG AGGGAGCAAGGGCTGCCTTGAGCTTGTCTGGTACCATGCTTGGATATTACCCGCTGAGAGTGCTGCCTTCAAAAACTGCCATCGCACCTGTGAATCCAACATTTTTGCCTAGG TCTGAAGATGAAAGGGAAAtgtgctcaagaacaatttattGCACAAATATTGACAAGAAG CTTACTCAAGCAGATGTCAAACACTTCTTTGAATCTATTTGTGGAGAG GTTCAACGCTTGAGGCTTCTTGGGGATTACCATCATTCAACTCGAATTGCATTTGTTGAGTTTGCACTG GCTGAGAGTGCAATTGCTGCTCTGAGCTGTAGTGGTGTGATTTTGGGTTCACTGCCTATAAG GGTAAGTCCATCAAAGACACCTGTCCGCCCTCGTGCTCCTCGATCCTCCATTCACTGA
- the LOC137820704 gene encoding polyadenylate-binding protein-interacting protein 12-like isoform X3 yields the protein MAVAENVGAKIGSSSQSLDSGVVSADSSEVEKSKTRSDQNLNNGVFTHQQHPERVPSSMTVPNGNYSYNTQMHANGVNNDGYGMNGVMSGENGGESFKRDMRDLEELLSKLNPMAEEFVPPSLTNTHGFLAGPNAGFGYTNNFMLPNNFGSTNGQTNNRRRKNGYTPGKRRVNHKMDMEKREEMIRRTVYVSDIDQLVTEEQLAALFLNCGQLQVVDCRVCGDPNSILRFAFIEFTDEEGARAALSLSGTMLGYYPLRVLPSKTAIAPVNPTFLPRSEDEREMCSRTIYCTNIDKKLTQADVKHFFESICGEVQRLRLLGDYHHSTRIAFVEFALAESAIAALSCSGVILGSLPIRVSPSKTPVRPRAPRSSIH from the exons ATGGCGGTTGCTGAGAATGTTGGGGCGAAAATCGGTTCTTCGAGTCAGAGTTTGGACAGCGGTGTAGTGTCTGCGGATTCGAGTGAGGTCGAGAAATCGAAGACCAGAAGCGATCAGAATCTGAACAACGGTGTGTTCACCCATCAACAGCATCCAGAGAGAGTTCCGAGTTCTATGACAGTTCCTAACGGAAATTACAGCTACAATACTCAGATGCACGCAAATGGGGTGAACAACGATGGGTATGGAATGAATGGGGTCATGAGTGGGGAGAATGGGGGTGAGAGTTTCAAGCGTGATATGAGGGATTTGGAAGAGCTTTTGTCAAAGCTGAACCCCATGGCTGAGGAGTTTGTGCCCCCATCACTAACCAATACTCATGGCTTTTTAGCTGGACCTAATGCTGGGTTTGGTTACACTAACAATTTTATGCTGCCTAATAACTTTGGCAGTACTAATGGACAAACTAACAATAGAAGG AGGAAGAATGGCTATACTCCTGGGAAGCGAAGAGTGAATCATAAAATGGATATGGAGAAAAGAGAAGAGATGATTCGGAGGACCGTTTATGTGTCTGACATTGATCAACTG GTTACTGAAGAGCAGCTGGCTGCTCTCTTTCTCAACTGTGGCCAG TTACAGGTTGTTGATTGCCGTGTATGTGGAGATCCTAATTCTATTCTTCGTTTTGCCTTCATTGAGTTTACTGATGAAG AGGGAGCAAGGGCTGCCTTGAGCTTGTCTGGTACCATGCTTGGATATTACCCGCTGAGAGTGCTGCCTTCAAAAACTGCCATCGCACCTGTGAATCCAACATTTTTGCCTAGG TCTGAAGATGAAAGGGAAAtgtgctcaagaacaatttattGCACAAATATTGACAAGAAG CTTACTCAAGCAGATGTCAAACACTTCTTTGAATCTATTTGTGGAGAG GTTCAACGCTTGAGGCTTCTTGGGGATTACCATCATTCAACTCGAATTGCATTTGTTGAGTTTGCACTG GCTGAGAGTGCAATTGCTGCTCTGAGCTGTAGTGGTGTGATTTTGGGTTCACTGCCTATAAG GGTAAGTCCATCAAAGACACCTGTCCGCCCTCGTGCTCCTCGATCCTCCATTCACTGA
- the LOC137820704 gene encoding polyadenylate-binding protein-interacting protein 12-like isoform X1 — translation MAVAENVGAKIGSSSQSLDSGVVSADSSEVEKSKTRSDQNLNNGVFTHQQHPERVPSSMTVPNGNYSYNTQMHANGVNNDGYGMNGVMSGENGGESFKRDMRDLEELLSKLNPMAEEFVPPSLTNTHGFLAGPNAGFGYTNNFMLPNNFGSTNGQTNNRRYVLQRKNGYTPGKRRVNHKMDMEKREEMIRRTVYVSDIDQLVTEEQLAALFLNCGQLQVVDCRVCGDPNSILRFAFIEFTDEEGARAALSLSGTMLGYYPLRVLPSKTAIAPVNPTFLPRSEDEREMCSRTIYCTNIDKKLTQADVKHFFESICGEVQRLRLLGDYHHSTRIAFVEFALAESAIAALSCSGVILGSLPIRVSPSKTPVRPRAPRSSIH, via the exons ATGGCGGTTGCTGAGAATGTTGGGGCGAAAATCGGTTCTTCGAGTCAGAGTTTGGACAGCGGTGTAGTGTCTGCGGATTCGAGTGAGGTCGAGAAATCGAAGACCAGAAGCGATCAGAATCTGAACAACGGTGTGTTCACCCATCAACAGCATCCAGAGAGAGTTCCGAGTTCTATGACAGTTCCTAACGGAAATTACAGCTACAATACTCAGATGCACGCAAATGGGGTGAACAACGATGGGTATGGAATGAATGGGGTCATGAGTGGGGAGAATGGGGGTGAGAGTTTCAAGCGTGATATGAGGGATTTGGAAGAGCTTTTGTCAAAGCTGAACCCCATGGCTGAGGAGTTTGTGCCCCCATCACTAACCAATACTCATGGCTTTTTAGCTGGACCTAATGCTGGGTTTGGTTACACTAACAATTTTATGCTGCCTAATAACTTTGGCAGTACTAATGGACAAACTAACAATAGAAGG TATGTGTTACAGAGGAAGAATGGCTATACTCCTGGGAAGCGAAGAGTGAATCATAAAATGGATATGGAGAAAAGAGAAGAGATGATTCGGAGGACCGTTTATGTGTCTGACATTGATCAACTG GTTACTGAAGAGCAGCTGGCTGCTCTCTTTCTCAACTGTGGCCAG TTACAGGTTGTTGATTGCCGTGTATGTGGAGATCCTAATTCTATTCTTCGTTTTGCCTTCATTGAGTTTACTGATGAAG AGGGAGCAAGGGCTGCCTTGAGCTTGTCTGGTACCATGCTTGGATATTACCCGCTGAGAGTGCTGCCTTCAAAAACTGCCATCGCACCTGTGAATCCAACATTTTTGCCTAGG TCTGAAGATGAAAGGGAAAtgtgctcaagaacaatttattGCACAAATATTGACAAGAAG CTTACTCAAGCAGATGTCAAACACTTCTTTGAATCTATTTGTGGAGAG GTTCAACGCTTGAGGCTTCTTGGGGATTACCATCATTCAACTCGAATTGCATTTGTTGAGTTTGCACTG GCTGAGAGTGCAATTGCTGCTCTGAGCTGTAGTGGTGTGATTTTGGGTTCACTGCCTATAAG GGTAAGTCCATCAAAGACACCTGTCCGCCCTCGTGCTCCTCGATCCTCCATTCACTGA